A single region of the Streptomyces sp. ITFR-16 genome encodes:
- a CDS encoding histidine phosphatase family protein: MAPRILLARHGQTEWSVKGNHTGRTDIPLLDAGRAGAKLLGERLHRGPWADLPGLEVRTSPLLRAAETCELAGFGGRAERWDALMEYDYGAYEGLTPAQIKAGRPDWFIWRDGVPEGETLAELSARADEIVAWARSADRDVLVFAHGHILRALGARWLGEDVSFAARIRLDPTSLSVLGWAYDAPALERWNDTGHLER, encoded by the coding sequence ATGGCACCGCGCATCCTGCTGGCCCGCCACGGGCAGACGGAATGGTCCGTCAAGGGCAATCACACCGGCAGGACGGACATTCCGCTGCTCGACGCCGGGCGGGCCGGGGCCAAGCTGCTGGGCGAGCGGCTGCACCGGGGGCCGTGGGCGGACCTGCCCGGCCTGGAGGTCCGCACGAGTCCGCTGCTGCGGGCCGCCGAGACCTGCGAGCTGGCGGGCTTCGGCGGGCGCGCGGAGCGGTGGGACGCGCTGATGGAGTACGACTACGGGGCGTACGAGGGCCTGACCCCGGCCCAGATCAAGGCGGGCCGCCCCGACTGGTTCATCTGGCGCGACGGGGTCCCGGAGGGGGAGACCCTGGCCGAGCTGTCCGCCCGGGCCGACGAGATCGTGGCGTGGGCGCGCTCGGCGGACCGCGACGTCCTGGTCTTCGCGCACGGGCACATCCTGCGGGCGCTGGGGGCGCGGTGGCTGGGCGAGGACGTGTCCTTCGCCGCCCGCATCCGCCTGGACCCGACGTCCCTGTCGGTGCTGGGCTGGGCGTACGACGCGCCGGCGCTGGAACGCTGGAACGACACGGGGCACCTGGAGCGGTGA
- a CDS encoding tetratricopeptide repeat protein: MVSTRAVPNLAFRRLRGQRSAGEFAAAVRRSAREIGEQVACDARYIGRVESGEIRCPNYAYERVFLHMFPGATLADLGFSPRETVRGRAARPGAAAPPPPTSPLLVPGGDTDEESDVLRRVFMTSGTTAVAATSLGLGIGGTSAVSLPAQRRVGEAEVSAVEKAVRQIRLLDDRHGGDGLYRRASRPLRAAYALLDSGTAARRSTTDRLHSGAGELAISVGWLAHDSGRFEDARSHYAEALATARVAGDAALEAHAFCNASFLARDTGRARESVRAAEAGQRAAKPLGSSRLLALLALREAGGRAGLGDRTGCERALGRAHTAFGRGPSGADPEWMTFFREAELEMLEAQCWSALGDWSRAARHARRATRLQDPHFTRNLALYRAELTTDLARAGLVEEAAETGHQVLDLLDQVHSSRIRTMLADAVTVLTPRAGGTPEVRSFLDRHAPFSLSGV; this comes from the coding sequence ATGGTGTCGACACGGGCAGTTCCCAACCTCGCCTTCCGGCGGCTGCGCGGACAGCGCTCCGCCGGGGAGTTCGCTGCCGCGGTACGCAGGTCCGCTCGCGAGATCGGTGAGCAGGTCGCGTGCGACGCCCGGTACATCGGACGCGTGGAGTCCGGCGAGATCCGCTGTCCCAACTACGCGTACGAGCGGGTCTTCCTGCACATGTTCCCCGGGGCGACCCTGGCGGACCTGGGCTTCTCGCCGCGCGAGACGGTACGCGGCCGGGCGGCCAGGCCCGGGGCGGCCGCCCCGCCACCCCCGACTTCCCCGCTGCTGGTGCCCGGCGGCGACACCGACGAGGAGAGCGACGTGCTGCGTCGCGTATTCATGACGAGCGGCACCACCGCGGTGGCCGCCACCTCCCTGGGCCTGGGCATCGGCGGCACGTCCGCCGTCTCCCTGCCCGCGCAGCGCCGGGTCGGCGAGGCGGAGGTGAGTGCCGTCGAGAAGGCGGTACGGCAGATCCGGCTGCTGGACGACCGGCACGGCGGCGACGGACTGTACCGGCGGGCCTCACGGCCGCTGCGGGCGGCATACGCGCTGCTCGACTCCGGAACGGCGGCCCGGCGCTCCACCACGGACCGGCTGCACAGCGGGGCCGGTGAGCTGGCCATCTCGGTGGGCTGGCTGGCCCATGACTCGGGCCGCTTCGAGGACGCCCGCTCGCACTACGCGGAGGCGCTGGCGACGGCCCGGGTGGCCGGGGACGCGGCCCTGGAGGCGCACGCGTTCTGCAACGCGTCGTTCCTGGCGCGGGACACGGGCAGGGCGCGCGAGTCGGTACGGGCGGCCGAGGCGGGGCAGCGGGCCGCCAAGCCGCTGGGCTCGTCCCGGCTGCTGGCGCTGCTGGCCCTGCGGGAGGCGGGCGGCCGGGCGGGGCTCGGCGACCGCACCGGCTGCGAACGGGCGCTCGGGCGGGCGCACACCGCGTTCGGGCGGGGCCCGTCCGGTGCGGACCCGGAGTGGATGACCTTCTTCCGGGAGGCGGAGCTGGAGATGCTGGAGGCGCAGTGCTGGTCGGCGCTGGGCGACTGGTCGCGGGCGGCCCGGCACGCGCGGCGGGCGACGCGGCTCCAGGACCCGCACTTCACGCGGAACCTGGCGCTGTACCGGGCGGAGCTGACGACGGACCTGGCGCGGGCGGGGCTGGTGGAGGAGGCGGCGGAGACGGGCCACCAGGTGCTGGACCTGCTGGACCAGGTCCACTCCTCCCGCATCCGCACCATGCTGGCCGACGCGGTGACCGTCCTGACCCCCCGGGCCGGGGGCACCCCGGAGGTGAGGTCCTTCCTGGACCGCCATGCGCCTTTCAGCCTGTCCGGCGTTTGA
- a CDS encoding phosphatase PAP2 family protein: MPHATTAPAPHQRPRWWTELPLLALVYAAYSGGRLLVRGDVSTAVDHGLRILHLEQTLFLNAEHPLNRLFTAHASIGIPADFAYASLHYLVTPAVLIWIFRRHSAAYRRARTWLMTSTMLGLIGFTLMPTCPPRLLSAGHGFVDTMAQYSSYGWWGAEASAPRGMGGMTNQYAAMPSLHVGWSLWCGILLWRHGKHPLVRAAGIAYPLLTTFVVMGTANHYFLDAVAGAAVMGVGALLARPVMRLADRAKQAAVTRFARVSATTKSPDVSAGCKTSAGERIPGQRTSSADPTDAAAPAGPPAPADVPASAGRAGGGDAATAAR, encoded by the coding sequence ATGCCGCATGCCACCACCGCGCCCGCGCCGCACCAACGGCCTCGTTGGTGGACCGAGCTGCCGCTCCTGGCCCTGGTGTACGCGGCATACTCCGGCGGCAGACTCCTGGTCCGCGGGGACGTGTCCACGGCCGTCGACCACGGTCTGCGCATCCTTCATCTGGAACAGACCCTGTTCCTCAACGCCGAACACCCGCTCAACCGGCTGTTCACGGCGCACGCCTCCATAGGCATACCCGCCGACTTCGCCTACGCCTCCCTGCACTACCTGGTCACCCCGGCCGTCCTGATCTGGATCTTCCGGCGCCACTCGGCGGCCTACCGCAGGGCCCGCACCTGGCTGATGACCTCGACCATGCTCGGCCTGATCGGCTTCACGCTGATGCCGACCTGCCCGCCCCGGCTGCTGTCCGCCGGACACGGCTTCGTCGACACGATGGCCCAGTACAGCTCGTACGGCTGGTGGGGCGCCGAGGCGAGCGCGCCGCGCGGCATGGGCGGCATGACCAACCAGTACGCGGCGATGCCCAGCCTGCACGTCGGCTGGTCCCTGTGGTGCGGCATCCTCCTGTGGCGCCACGGCAAGCACCCGCTCGTCCGGGCCGCCGGCATCGCCTACCCGCTGCTCACCACCTTCGTCGTGATGGGCACCGCCAACCACTACTTCCTCGACGCCGTCGCCGGCGCCGCCGTCATGGGCGTCGGGGCCCTGCTCGCCCGGCCCGTGATGCGCCTCGCCGACCGGGCCAAGCAGGCCGCCGTGACCCGCTTCGCACGGGTGTCCGCGACCACGAAGTCCCCGGATGTCAGTGCCGGATGCAAGACTTCCGCGGGTGAGCGAATCCCCGGCCAGCGGACCTCCTCCGCAGACCCCACCGACGCAGCGGCGCCGGCCGGCCCACCTGCCCCGGCCGACGTCCCCGCCTCCGCAGGGCGAGCCGGGGGCGGTGACGCTGCGACGGCGGCTCGCTGA